The following are encoded together in the Syntrophorhabdus sp. genome:
- a CDS encoding DUF433 domain-containing protein: MATQKKTKIVCNPRILGGTPVFEGTSVPAGHILAEVKAGTTRFEIFRHYPSLPLDGIEVAVEWDKAGRPL, from the coding sequence ATGGCCACCCAGAAAAAGACAAAGATTGTATGCAACCCAAGGATTCTCGGGGGGACTCCAGTGTTTGAAGGGACCAGTGTCCCCGCCGGGCATATACTTGCCGAGGTGAAGGCCGGGACGACCAGATTTGAGATCTTCCGGCATTACCCCTCGCTGCCTCTCGATGGCATCGAAGTTGCCGTCGAATGGGACAAAGCGGGCCGGCCTCTTTGA